The stretch of DNA AATATTATTTACTTACAATTTAAAACAATTATTAGGATCCATAAATTATGTTAGCTTTTTGGTATGGGATGGGCACCGGTTTTTCGCTTATTATGGCAATTGGTGCCCAAAACGCGTTTGTGCTTAAACAGGGTTTGAAAAAAAACTTTGTGTTTTCAGTTTGCTTAGTGTGTGCACTGTCTGATTCTATCTTAATTTATTTGAGTATTATGGGGTTTTCACATTTTATTACCCAGTATCCAATCGTTGTCACTATCGCTAAATATTTTGGCGCTATTTTTCTTTTTTGTTATGGTTTACGGAGTTTTTATACTGCCATAAAAAAACAGGGATCGTTAAAACCTAGCGACCTTGAAAAAGGGAGTTTTTTCAAAGTGATCGGTGTTTGTTTAGCCTTTACTTGGTTAAATCCGCACGTTTATTTAGATACCGTATTGTTGATTGGTTCAGTCTCGTTGCAATTTAGTGATGCAACCTATCAATTTGCCTGTGGCACGATTTTGGCATCTTGGATTTTCTTTTTTTCATTAGGTTATGGCGCTAGAATGCTTTTGCCTCTATTTACCAATCCTATTTCGTGGAAAGTATTAGATGTGATCATTGGCATTATTATGTGGTTGATAGCGTTAACGCTTTTACTATCATCTTAAAATACCTTGTTTAAAAAGCAGAAATAAAAAAAGGTGTTAATTTTATAACACCTTTTTTATCGATATCAATAAGATTAAATTGACATTAATTTAATGTGATCACATCAAATTGCACATCAGGGTTAACGTCAGCATCATAGTCAACACCAGTTAAACCAAAACCAAATAGACGTAAAAATTCATCTTTATAACCTTGATAATCCGTTACTTGATAGATAGTATCATCAGTTACTTTAGCCCAAATTTGCTGACAAGCATCTTGTACTTCAGGGCGAAGTTCCCAGTCATCAAGTCTTAGGCGGTGTTTATCATCGGTATCAGGTAACGCATTTGCATAGAGTTTAGAGGCAAACATACGCTGAATTTGTTCGATGCAGCCTTCATGAATACCTTGCTCTTTCATCACTTTAAATGACATGGCAATGTATAAAGGCATAACAGGAATTGCAGATGAAGCCTGGGTAACAACTGATTTAAGTACCGCAACATAAGCATGACCATCTTTTGCTGATAATTTTTTATCGATGGCGTGCGCTGCACGATCTAAATCTTCTTTCGCTTTACCTAAAGTGCCGTGCCAGTAAATTGGCCAAGTAAGCTCGGTACCAATGTAAGAATAAGCAACCGCTTGCGCGTTATCGGCAAGTACTCCCGCTTGTGATAGCGCGTCCATCCATAGTTCCCAATCTTGCCCGCCCATCACTTTGATGGTATCGTCAATTTCTTGCTCGTTCGCTGGCTCAACCGTTGCTTCAATTAACACATCTTTATTCGTATCAAGTGCAACTGATTTATAAGGTTGACCAATTGGTTTTAATGTTGAACGGACAAGCTCGCCAGAATCTGGCATTTTGCGAACCGGTGATGCTAAAGAGTAAACAACTAAGTCAATTTGGCCTAAATCTTTTTTAATTAAATCGATAACAACTTGGCGGCATTGATTTGAAAACGCATCGCCATTAACGCTTTTAGCGTATAAACCTGCTGCTTTAGCCGCTTTATCAAATGCAGCTGAATTATACCAACCAGCGGTGCCAGTTTTATTTTCTGAACTTGGTTTCTCAAAGAAAACACCAATTGTTGCCGCGTCAGAACCAAAAGCCGCAGTAATACGTGACGCAAGTCCATATCCAGTTGAAGCGCCAATAACTAAAACTTTTTTAGGGCCATTAGTTAGTTTACCTTTAGATTTAACATACGCGATTTGTTGATTCACATTCTCTGCGCAGCCGACTGGATGAGTGGTGGTACAAATAAAACCACGAATTTTGGGTTTAATAATCATAATTATCTATCTCAATGAGTTTCTTAAAAAAGTGCCTTACTATATACAAAATACAATATAAAATAAACTGATAGAACAGTCTTAATACGTATTTTGAGGTTTGTTAATTCTACCATTACTAAATATTTAGTTCCACTAAAGCCGAATTATAACTAAACAACAAAAGCGATCAGTTATCTAATTAACTCAAATTACCGCTATTTAGCGGCATTATATGCGGCTAGTGTGTATAATCTGGCGCTCGCATGTTCAACTATCGGCTCTGGATAATTGAGCGTGATCTTATTTTTTTGAGCCCATTTATGTGGTTCATGTATCGCGTCTATTGGAACCTGCGCAAGTTCAGGCAAATACTTAAGAATAAACTGGCCATCGATATCAAAGCGCTTACTTTGCGTAGTGGGATTAAAAATTCGAAAATAAGGCGCAGCGTCATTCCCCGTTGAGGCGGCCCATTGCCAGCCACCGTTATTAAGTGCTAAGTCGCCATCAATAAGTTGTGACATAAAATAGTCTTCACCACGGCGCCAATCGATTAATAGATCTTTAACTAAAAAGCTTGCGGTGATCATTCTTAACCGATTATGCATCCATCCGGTTTGATTGAGCTGGCGCATTGCTGCATCAACAATGGGGTAACCCGTTTGCCCTGTTTGCCATGCCACAAAGTCTTGCTCATTTCGGCGCCATTGTACTCGCTTGGTCCAATCAATAAATGGCTGGTTTTTTGATAGTTTTGG from Orbaceae bacterium lpD04 encodes:
- a CDS encoding LysE/ArgO family amino acid transporter; translation: MLAFWYGMGTGFSLIMAIGAQNAFVLKQGLKKNFVFSVCLVCALSDSILIYLSIMGFSHFITQYPIVVTIAKYFGAIFLFCYGLRSFYTAIKKQGSLKPSDLEKGSFFKVIGVCLAFTWLNPHVYLDTVLLIGSVSLQFSDATYQFACGTILASWIFFFSLGYGARMLLPLFTNPISWKVLDVIIGIIMWLIALTLLLSS
- a CDS encoding trans-2-enoyl-CoA reductase family protein is translated as MIIKPKIRGFICTTTHPVGCAENVNQQIAYVKSKGKLTNGPKKVLVIGASTGYGLASRITAAFGSDAATIGVFFEKPSSENKTGTAGWYNSAAFDKAAKAAGLYAKSVNGDAFSNQCRQVVIDLIKKDLGQIDLVVYSLASPVRKMPDSGELVRSTLKPIGQPYKSVALDTNKDVLIEATVEPANEQEIDDTIKVMGGQDWELWMDALSQAGVLADNAQAVAYSYIGTELTWPIYWHGTLGKAKEDLDRAAHAIDKKLSAKDGHAYVAVLKSVVTQASSAIPVMPLYIAMSFKVMKEQGIHEGCIEQIQRMFASKLYANALPDTDDKHRLRLDDWELRPEVQDACQQIWAKVTDDTIYQVTDYQGYKDEFLRLFGFGLTGVDYDADVNPDVQFDVITLN